One stretch of Eupeodes corollae chromosome 2, idEupCoro1.1, whole genome shotgun sequence DNA includes these proteins:
- the LOC129947289 gene encoding uncharacterized protein LOC129947289 produces the protein MAASIYATPPPDLSSEDTALSDASNSSHLSNTSSQHSSSKNSTSREGALGANGERRASSGGGAGVGGSSNKKHHHHHHHKRSIADVLMGHNQALMAQALTSSSSALLDALQFDQSKKRRKQTTPIRLAALNLSAKIGADQQNMDISEQQQPLDGAQHEHNNGNIKEELNQEDEMIQNEDYEDKLTKIFLPKLVGQLNPFELLQRNISPLENFQETTKQKSPEREEKNQEQQQQQQQQQIQQELEKQQKQQQQQQEQEHQDAMANYSQIFCKECGENFDSDLRLRFHIMQEHSPNQQQDQNKRNLSDEQQAYEMLSSVKVKLERNDEDEMTSPNMQDSRNAQKPDQWMSAMPALGFPFPPEAAAAAFSSGYLSQLPLLGVPSGFPSVDGLTRPPLRIFNPEAYCDLCNKEFCNKYFLKTHKANKHGIYDPTCTSTDSGMTNAPSMGAMSQVFHLQLQQQQQQQMEQAAQFQAAQQQQQQQQQQQQQQQQQQQQQQQLQPQQLQPQQIVPPAPMIPCDVCSKKFTNIFAMKRHRTKAHEVPPPTSVNPSNITTTTTVSTASSSPQEMKYDIETTPTAQGNSNEKINIPEKETSATTPLSGNLHLPEGFREDFSVEQEDVSFTPQPRKLSPSSQQQARESNFSYDKLKRLGVLNPEAFCDLCCKEYCNKYFLRTHKWKRHGIFVPPDDSKDDIKMQWPFFAMQTTPLNLMMANEKFMERKVLSSLEGEKDSAKRQKFDTDMKPQNGETENENGQSPPNEPTEQATQQQTDSEAVGLNLQKLQSMIMQLNDLNCKRPVPCNFCGKEMENQYVLHAHIATEHSMMDNNNGSNPPPFMGIKLSPSSSPSSAMAGMSSEVCKQCDKEFSNLFELKQHIAEAHHFTGSLSNNSPLRDGFVTPERPINASSSGPTTPVVGAGQIDRTRAPYTITPTSSYCEICNKELCNKYFMKTHMQRMHGIEIENGAQIGGVVCNICNKELCSKYFLRVHKHNTHGIVDEGSPLPQSRQSNGMELPQEQPDMVNNSFLGESKADLAGVDFNTRYFTHYTEVCPLCSRRFRSAKWLRAHLMSDHGPSGVEKLREMELQLGAAFSKPTSPTLKIPNGNSLPQQNPLNNINPNLLVKNPFPALFGAENPLQSPRFKEYQCSLCSFSTPYYAFLFIHERSHSILSGTSSAPSVPPSSPPNAPIKSETAVSIAKENSIAADADANNQTTSPTTKPAVSSSSSSSSSTSSGGTPTTTPASTPVPQTPQETAKRDSTVMAVTVAVSPKTNQATSLPAIVTSLATSTTATTTATSSSTSSHSPTPASYNFDVNVLQEVANRSSRPVAYAIPQDPNGSFVAGSELMQSFYVQENPTPEGNNDGSNRFVPALIYLPVRERISGPITVSFTLTPA, from the coding sequence ATGGCTGCATCGATATATGCAACCCCACCACCCGATTTGAGTAGCGAGGACACAGCACTTAGTGATGCATCAAATTCTTCCCACTTGAGTAACACAAGTTCTCAACATAGTAGTTCGAAAAATTCGACATCACGTGAAGGAGCATTAGGAGCGAATGGAGAACGACGAGCATCATCAGGTGGCGGTGCTGGAGTAGGAGGAAGTAGTaataaaaaacatcatcatcatcatcatcataagcgAAGTATTGCTGATGTTTTAATGGGTCATAATCAAGCATTGATGGCACAAGCTCTCACATCATCGAGTTCAGCATTATTAGATGCCCTACAATTTGATCAATCGAAAAAGAGACGAAAACAAACAACACCTATACGATTGGCGGCGTTAAATTTGAGTGCCAAAATAGGAGCTGACCAACAGAATATGGATATTTCGGAACAGCAACAGCCATTGGATGGCGCCCAACACGAGCACAACAATGGAAATATCAAAGAGGAATTAAATCAAGAAGATGAAATGATACAAAATGAAGATTACGAAGATAAGTTGACGAAaatatttcttccaaaattgGTTGGACAATTGAATCCCTTCGAGCTATTACAAAGAAACATATCACCACTGGAAAATTTCCAGgaaactacaaaacaaaaatctcccGAAAGGGAAGAGAAAAATCaggaacaacaacagcagcagcaacaacaacaaatacaacaagaactagaaaaacagcaaaaacaacagcaacaacaacaagaacaagaacATCAAGACGCAATGGCAAACTACTCTCAGATATTCTGCAAGGAATGTGGTGAAAATTTCGACTCTGATTTGAGGTTAAGATTTCACATCATGCAAGAACATTCACCCAACCAACAACAAGACCAAAACAAGAGGAATTTATCAGACGAGCAACAAGCTTATGAAATGTTGTCATCAGTTAAGGTGAAGCTTGAGAGAAATGACGAAGACGAGATGACATCACCCAACATGCAAGACAGTCGAAATGCACAGAAGCCCGATCAATGGATGTCAGCAATGCCTGCTTTGGGATTTCCGTTTCCTCCAGAAGCAGCAGCTGCTGCTTTTTCCAGTGGATATCTTTCACAACTTCCACTGCTGGGGGTTCCGTCGGGCTTTCCGTCCGTGGATGGTCTGACTCGGCCGCCATTGAGAATATTCAATCCCGAGGCTTATTGCGATCTATGCAACAAGGAGTTCTGCAATAAGTACTTCCTGAAGACACACAAGGCCAATAAACATGGAATATATGACCCCACTTGCACTTCCACAGATTCTGGGATGACAAATGCTCCATCCATGGGAGCCATGAGTCAAGTGTTCCATCTTCAAttgcaacaacagcagcaacagcaaatGGAACAAGCGGCACAGTTTCAAGCTgcgcaacagcagcaacagcaacaacaacagcaacaacaacaacaacagcaacaacaacaacagcaacaacaattgCAACCACAACAGTTGCAGCCACAACAGATAGTTCCACCAGCTCCCATGATTCCGTGCGATGTTTGCTCGAAAAAATTCACCAACATTTTTGCCATGAAGCGACATCGCACCAAAGCTCATGAAGTTCCACCACCAACTTCGGTTAATCCCTCAAATATAACCACCACCACAACCGTCTCCACTGCCAGTTCAAGTCCACAAGAAATGAAATACGATATCGAGACTACTCCCACGGCACAAGGGAATTCCAATGAAAAGATAAACATACCGGAGAAGGAGACTTCAGCGACCACCCCCTTATCGGGTAATCTCCATTTGCCAGAGGGCTTTAGAGAGGACTTTTCAGTTGAACAAGAAGATGTTTCCTTTACTCCACAGCCTCGTAAGCTTTCACCCTCATCACAGCAGCAAGCACGGGAGTCGAATTTCTCCTACGACAAGCTTAAGCGATTAGGAGTACTAAATCCGGAGGCATTTTGCGATCTCTGCTGCAAGGAGTATTGCAATAAGTATTTCCTAAGGACACACAAATGGAAGCGGCATGGCATCTTCGTGCCACCAGACGATTCCAAGGATGATATAAAAATGCAGTGGCCGTTCTTTGCCATGCAAACAACGCCACTGAACCTGATGATGGCCAATGAAAAGTTCATGGAGCGAAAGGTTCTCTCTTCCTTGGAGGGTGAGAAGGATTCAGCAAAACGGCAGAAGTTCGACACTGATATGAAGCCGCAGAATGGGGAAACCGAGAACGAAAATGGTCAATCGCCACCAAACGAACCAACGGAACAAGCGACACAACAGCAAACTGACTCAGAAGCTGTGGGCCTGAACCTGCAGAAGCTGCAATCCATGATTATGCAGCTGAACGACCTAAACTGCAAGCGACCAGTTCCGTGCAATTTCTGTGGGAAGGAAATGGAGAACCAATACGTTCTGCATGCCCACATAGCAACAGAACACTCTATGATGGACAACAACAATGGCAGCAACCCTCCTCCATTTATGGGAATAAAGCTATCGCCTTCCTCGTCTCCATCATCAGCTATGGCTGGAATGTCTAGCGAAGTCTGCAAGCAGTGTGATAAGGAATTCTCAAATCTTTTCGAATTAAAACAACATATCGCCGAGGCTCACCATTTTACCGGGAGTCTCAGCAATAACAGCCCGCTGCGGGATGGCTTTGTCACCCCCGAGCGACCGATAAACGCGAGCTCCAGTGGTCCAACGACTCCGGTAGTTGGCGCTGGCCAAATCGATAGAACCCGAGCCCCATACACCATCACACCAACTAGCAGTTATTGTGAGATCTGCAACAAGGAACTCTGTAACAAGTACTTCATGAAGACGCACATGCAACGCATGCACGGTATTGAGATTGAAAATGGCGCCCAAATTGGGGGAGTAGTTTGCAACATTTGCAACAAAGAACTCTGCAGCAAGTACTTTTTGCGAGTCCACAAGCACAACACACATGGCATCGTCGACGAAGGCTCTCCTCTACCCCAGTCACGGCAAAGCAATGGCATGGAGCTCCCGCAAGAACAACCTGACATGGTCAACAATTCCTTCCTCGGTGAATCCAAGGCCGATCTGGCAGGAGTGGACTTCAACACCAGGTATTTCACCCACTACACCGAGGTGTGTCCACTTTGCAGTCGTCGTTTCCGCAGTGCAAAATGGCTCCGTGCTCATTTGATGAGTGATCATGGGCCGTCTGGAGTGGAGAAACTTCGTGAAATGGAATTGCAGCTTGGAGCTGCATTCAGTAAACCCACAAGTCCAACTCTGAAAATTCCAAACGGCAACAGTCTCCCCCAGCAAAACCCCCTCAACAATATCAATCCAAATCTCCTTGTGAAGAATCCCTTCCCAGCACTCTTTGGTGCAGAGAATCCGCTGCAATCGCCCCGATTCAAGGAATATCAATGTTCGCTTTGCTCATTTTCCACGCCATACTATGCGTTCTTATTCATTCACGAGCGATCACACTCCATTTTAAGTGGAACATCGTCGGCTCCATCCGTACCACCCTCATCGCCACCCAATGCTCCCATCAAGTCCGAAACAGCGGTCTCAATAGCCAAGGAGAATTCCATCGCCGCTGATGCAGATGCGAATAACCAAACGACAAGTCCAACCACAAAACCTGCTGTGTCCTCGTCgtcctcatcgtcatcatcgacGTCTTCGGGGGGAACTCCGACAACAACGCCAGCCTCAACACCGGTACCGCAAACACCCCAAGAAACAGCCAAACGAGACTCAACGGTGATGGCTGTAACTGTGGCGGTAAGCCCGAAAACCAATCAGGCTACTTCTCTGCCCGCAATAGTAACATCATTGGCAACATCGactacagcaacaacaacagcaacttcATCATCCACATCATCACACTCCCCAACACCAGCTTCATATAATTTCGATGTTAATGTCCTTCAAGAAGTTGCAAATAGATCCAGCAGACCGGTAGCTTACGCCATACCACAGGATCCAAACGGATCCTTTGTTGCAGGCAGCGAATTGATGCAGTCTTTTTATGTTCAAGAGAACCCAACACCAGAGGGTAACAACGATGGATCGAACAGGTTTGTCCCAGCTCTTATTTATTTACCAGTTAGGGAACGTATTTCAGGTCCAATAACTGTGTCATTTACTTTGACACCAGCATAA